The following proteins come from a genomic window of Hymenobacter canadensis:
- a CDS encoding glycosyltransferase family 4 protein yields the protein MHIAVNTRFLLPGGQLEGIGRFTFETLKQLVAAHPEHTFHLLFDRAFDARYLTGPNVVPHVLLPSARHPFLWVAWFEGAVALWLRRHRPAVFLSPDGYTTLATRVPRVTVFHDLAFEHFPEHMSGLEHRYYQFFAPRFARASAQLVAVSEATRQDLVRTYGIEPGKIRVAGNAADAHFQPQPLAVQTATRERYAAGKPYFLFVGALHPRKNLTNLLRAFDAFKQRTGATTKLLIVGRTAWKAGPMFDVYQQLQFRHDVHLTGRVTEEELVQLYAAAYATVYVPLLEGFGIPIIEAQACASPVLTSDCSSMPEVAGGAALLADPQDAGAITDALVRLHQEPALRASLIEMGLQNVQRYSWQHSAEVLWEAVLAAVKK from the coding sequence TTGCACATCGCCGTAAACACCCGCTTTCTGTTGCCCGGCGGCCAGCTGGAGGGTATTGGGCGCTTCACGTTCGAGACGCTGAAGCAGCTGGTGGCGGCGCACCCCGAGCACACGTTTCACCTGCTCTTCGACCGCGCTTTTGATGCGCGCTACCTGACGGGCCCCAACGTGGTGCCGCATGTGCTGCTGCCGTCGGCGCGGCATCCGTTTTTGTGGGTGGCGTGGTTTGAGGGGGCCGTGGCGCTGTGGCTGCGGCGGCACCGGCCGGCCGTATTCCTCAGCCCCGACGGCTATACCACCCTGGCCACCCGCGTGCCCCGCGTCACGGTGTTTCACGATCTGGCCTTCGAGCATTTTCCCGAGCACATGAGCGGGCTGGAGCACCGGTATTACCAGTTTTTCGCGCCGCGCTTTGCCCGGGCTTCGGCGCAGCTGGTAGCAGTGTCGGAGGCGACGCGGCAGGACCTGGTGCGCACGTATGGCATCGAGCCCGGCAAAATCCGGGTGGCTGGCAACGCGGCCGATGCGCACTTCCAACCCCAGCCACTGGCCGTGCAGACCGCTACGCGGGAGCGGTACGCGGCCGGCAAACCGTATTTCCTGTTTGTGGGCGCCCTGCACCCGCGCAAAAACCTGACAAATCTGCTGCGGGCCTTCGACGCGTTCAAGCAGCGCACCGGCGCCACCACCAAGCTGCTCATCGTGGGCCGCACGGCCTGGAAAGCCGGCCCCATGTTCGATGTGTACCAGCAGCTGCAGTTCCGCCACGACGTGCACCTGACCGGCCGCGTAACGGAAGAAGAGCTGGTACAGCTCTACGCCGCCGCCTACGCCACCGTCTATGTGCCACTGCTCGAAGGCTTTGGCATTCCCATCATCGAGGCCCAGGCCTGCGCCTCCCCGGTCCTGACCTCCGACTGCAGCTCCATGCCCGAAGTGGCCGGCGGCGCGGCCCTGCTCGCCGATCCGCAGGATGCTGGCGCCATCACCGACGCGCTGGTACGCCTGCATCAGGAACCCGCGCTACGTGCCTCGCTGATAGAAATGGGCCTGCAAAACGTGCAGCGCTATTCCTGGCAGCACAGCGCTGAAGTGCTGTGGGAGGCGGTGCTGGCGGCCGTGAAGAAGTGA
- a CDS encoding asparaginase, protein MLTPDSRPETAVLVIYTGGTAGMAYNKRGELVPMNFEQIRKKMPELRQLNMRVEVQSLGEPIDSSNVTIQDWLRIAALIEDNYALYDGFVVLHGTDTMAYSAAALSFLLENLDKTVVFTGAQVPVGGIRTDARRNLVTALEFAAARHPETGTVRVPEVCLFFNDVLIRGNRAKKVESQQYDAFRSENYPPLARAGIELDFYDNQIRPLPAAPLRAHQRFSDHVTILPLFPGLTERMVRAQLEADGLRGAILETYGSGNAPTAPWFLKCLRDATDHGVHLLNVSQCEEGRVLQGRYETSAYLTDLGVLGGDDITLEAAITKLMFVLGLEQSAAETRRLLTHDLRGEITLA, encoded by the coding sequence TTGCTCACTCCCGATTCCCGCCCCGAAACTGCCGTCCTCGTTATTTATACCGGCGGCACGGCCGGCATGGCCTACAACAAGCGCGGCGAGCTGGTGCCGATGAACTTCGAGCAGATCCGCAAGAAGATGCCCGAGCTGCGCCAGCTCAACATGCGGGTGGAGGTGCAGAGCCTCGGCGAGCCGATTGATTCCAGCAACGTCACCATTCAGGACTGGCTGCGCATTGCGGCCCTTATCGAGGACAACTATGCCCTCTACGACGGCTTCGTGGTGCTGCACGGCACCGATACCATGGCCTACTCGGCGGCGGCGCTGAGCTTTCTGCTGGAAAACCTGGATAAGACGGTGGTGTTTACCGGCGCGCAGGTGCCCGTGGGCGGCATCCGCACCGATGCCCGCCGCAACCTGGTAACAGCCCTGGAATTTGCCGCCGCCCGCCACCCGGAAACCGGCACGGTGCGGGTGCCCGAAGTCTGCCTGTTCTTCAACGACGTGCTGATCCGGGGCAACCGGGCCAAAAAGGTGGAAAGCCAGCAGTACGACGCCTTCCGCTCCGAAAACTACCCGCCACTGGCCCGCGCCGGCATCGAGCTGGACTTCTACGACAACCAGATTCGGCCGCTGCCCGCGGCCCCGCTGCGCGCCCACCAGCGTTTCTCCGACCACGTCACGATTCTGCCGCTGTTTCCGGGCCTTACCGAGCGCATGGTGCGGGCCCAGCTGGAAGCCGACGGCCTGCGCGGCGCCATCCTCGAAACCTACGGCTCCGGCAACGCGCCCACCGCGCCCTGGTTTCTGAAGTGCCTGCGCGACGCCACCGACCACGGCGTGCACCTGCTCAACGTGAGCCAGTGCGAGGAAGGCCGCGTGCTGCAGGGCCGCTACGAAACCAGCGCCTACCTCACCGACCTGGGCGTGCTCGGCGGCGACGACATCACGCTGGAGGCGGCCATCACCAAGCTCATGTTTGTGCTGGGCCTGGAGCAGTCCGCCGCCGAAACCCGCCGCCTGCTCACCCACGACCTGCGCGGCGAAATCACGCTGGCCTGA
- a CDS encoding class I SAM-dependent methyltransferase, which produces MTVNEFFELFLDELRSNQHLTSYYKFLENPASFEFRKSYVTQRLHYILDHLPSTEAAIWDCGCGYGTTAIFLALNGYKVHGTTLEFYFKHIPERLQYWSQFGDVSGFTYSYENLFDSPPAPASYDHVIIQDTLHHLEPLQDALRIFHSALKPAGNLIIVEENGGNVVQNLKLYLRRGNKRIIEIYDEQLQKNILLGNENIRDLATWRRELAKQHLHIYPADVQYIRLFPPFMFKNGNSQQLMAREGRLWRSNSLLKENLFFGLNFVAGKAK; this is translated from the coding sequence ATGACGGTTAACGAATTCTTTGAGCTGTTTCTGGACGAACTACGCAGCAATCAGCACCTGACCAGCTACTATAAGTTTCTAGAAAATCCGGCCAGCTTCGAGTTCCGCAAGTCCTACGTCACGCAGCGCCTGCACTACATCCTCGACCACCTGCCCAGCACCGAGGCCGCCATCTGGGACTGTGGCTGCGGCTACGGCACCACCGCTATTTTCCTAGCCCTCAATGGCTACAAAGTGCACGGCACCACCTTGGAGTTCTACTTCAAGCACATTCCGGAGCGCCTGCAGTACTGGTCGCAGTTCGGCGACGTGTCGGGCTTCACCTACAGCTACGAGAACCTGTTCGACTCGCCCCCGGCGCCGGCCTCCTACGACCACGTCATCATCCAGGATACCCTGCACCACCTGGAGCCGTTGCAGGATGCGCTGCGCATCTTCCACTCGGCCCTGAAGCCGGCCGGCAACCTGATTATCGTGGAGGAAAACGGCGGCAACGTGGTGCAGAACCTGAAGCTGTATCTGCGCCGCGGCAACAAGCGCATCATCGAAATCTACGACGAGCAGCTGCAGAAGAACATCCTGCTCGGCAACGAGAACATCCGCGACCTGGCCACCTGGCGCCGCGAGCTGGCCAAGCAGCACCTGCACATCTACCCCGCCGACGTGCAGTACATCCGGCTGTTTCCGCCATTCATGTTCAAAAACGGCAACTCCCAACAGCTCATGGCCCGCGAAGGCCGCCTCTGGCGCAGCAACTCACTGCTCAAGGAAAACCTGTTCTTCGGCCTGAATTTCGTGGCCGGGAAGGCGAAGTAA
- a CDS encoding polysaccharide deacetylase family protein produces MRVHRLPEIMQRWLPHTEWRGPMRAGEKPLYLTFDDGPVPEETPFVLEQLARHNARATFFCVGDNLEKHPDIARQVLAAGHRLANHTFHHVSGWRTPLPLYLAEVARCQQALDALLPQPEARPLLRPPYGRLTRAQATALHPSHRLIMWDVLTYDYDATYPPETCLRAALAHTRPGAIVVFHDSHKARQNLRAVLPRYLAACVEQGYSFELL; encoded by the coding sequence ATGCGTGTCCACCGCCTCCCCGAAATCATGCAACGCTGGCTGCCGCACACCGAGTGGCGCGGGCCGATGCGGGCGGGGGAGAAGCCGCTCTACCTTACCTTCGACGACGGCCCCGTGCCCGAGGAAACGCCCTTTGTGCTGGAGCAGCTGGCCCGGCACAACGCCCGCGCCACGTTCTTCTGCGTCGGCGACAACCTGGAAAAGCACCCGGACATTGCCCGGCAGGTGCTGGCCGCCGGCCACCGGCTCGCCAACCACACATTCCACCACGTGAGTGGCTGGCGCACGCCCTTGCCGCTGTATCTGGCGGAAGTGGCCCGCTGCCAGCAGGCGCTGGATGCGCTGCTGCCGCAGCCCGAGGCCCGGCCGCTGCTGCGCCCGCCCTACGGCCGCCTCACCCGCGCCCAGGCCACCGCGCTGCACCCCAGCCACCGCCTCATCATGTGGGATGTGCTCACCTACGACTACGACGCCACCTATCCGCCCGAAACCTGCCTGCGCGCTGCCCTGGCCCACACCCGCCCCGGCGCCATCGTCGTGTTTCACGACAGCCACAAGGCCCGCCAGAACCTGCGCGCCGTGCTGCCCCGCTACCTGGCGGCCTGTGTTGAACAAGGGTATTCGTTTGAGTTGTTGTAG
- a CDS encoding TatD family hydrolase, translating to MHFTDSHAHVYSEQFKPDRDDMLNRAFEAGVQTIVMPNIDHESIDAMLETEARFPQQCHAIMGLHPCHVTKNFERELYEVEDWLGKRPFAAVGECGIDLHWDKTTLGIQQEALRVQIALAKKHQLPLVLHTREAFRETTDLIEAGQDGTLRGVYHCFSGTVAEAEEAIRLGFLLGIGGVVTFKNGGLDKVLPGIALEHLLLETDCPYLAPMPHRGKRNEPAYLPLIARRIATLLGKTEAEVVEATTHNARQLFRL from the coding sequence ATGCATTTCACCGATTCCCACGCGCACGTTTATTCCGAGCAGTTCAAGCCCGACCGTGACGACATGCTCAACCGCGCCTTCGAGGCCGGCGTGCAGACCATCGTCATGCCCAACATCGACCATGAAAGCATCGACGCCATGCTGGAAACCGAGGCCCGGTTTCCGCAGCAGTGCCACGCCATAATGGGTCTGCATCCGTGCCACGTCACCAAAAACTTCGAGCGGGAGCTGTACGAGGTGGAAGACTGGCTGGGGAAGCGGCCGTTTGCCGCGGTAGGAGAGTGCGGCATCGACCTGCACTGGGACAAAACCACCCTCGGCATTCAGCAGGAAGCCCTGCGCGTGCAGATTGCGCTGGCCAAAAAGCATCAGCTGCCGCTGGTGCTGCACACCCGCGAGGCCTTCCGCGAAACCACCGACCTCATCGAGGCCGGGCAGGACGGCACGCTGCGCGGCGTGTACCACTGCTTTTCGGGCACCGTGGCCGAGGCCGAGGAGGCCATCCGGCTGGGCTTTTTGCTGGGCATCGGGGGCGTGGTCACGTTCAAGAACGGCGGCCTCGACAAGGTGCTGCCCGGCATAGCGCTGGAGCACCTGCTGCTCGAAACCGACTGCCCTTACCTGGCCCCGATGCCGCACCGCGGCAAGCGCAACGAGCCGGCCTACCTGCCCCTCATTGCCCGGCGCATCGCCACGCTGCTCGGCAAAACCGAGGCCGAAGTAGTGGAAGCCACCACCCACAACGCCCGGCAACTGTTCCGGCTGTAA
- a CDS encoding glycosyltransferase, whose translation MTVPLSPHHPITSTPALLFLTLFLAGWFLILATSTLLLATRRGSQPGALPQPLPRVSILIAARNEAAAIGRCLQAIRQLEYPAHLLEVLLGDDGSTDGTAAVATQAMQGFGGTFRVVPIQETLGLARGKANVLAHLTRAATTDFFLITDADIAVPRTWVPALLAHAQPGIGTVTGLTLVQGPRLFDKLQGLDWLISLGLVQVVSDLGRPVTAMGNNMLVTRAAYEATGGYEALPFSVTEDFELFRATLRHGFGYRILFRPEVLAESLPMPTFGALLHQRRRWSRGVESLPWWLKGGLLYYAGFYPALLALGWLAGPLAAGLVLLAKMLLQGLLAALCFRRAGRRAPLHLLPLFELYTPALTAALAVFRLLPLSFDWKGRRYR comes from the coding sequence ATGACAGTACCTTTGTCACCTCATCACCCCATCACCTCAACACCAGCTTTGCTTTTCCTCACGCTCTTTCTTGCCGGCTGGTTTCTGATTCTGGCCACGTCTACGCTGCTGCTGGCCACGCGGCGCGGTAGTCAGCCGGGGGCGCTGCCGCAGCCGCTGCCGCGTGTGAGTATTCTGATTGCGGCCCGCAACGAGGCGGCGGCCATTGGGCGCTGCCTGCAGGCCATCCGGCAGCTGGAGTACCCGGCGCACCTGCTGGAAGTGCTGCTCGGCGACGACGGCTCCACCGACGGCACCGCCGCCGTGGCCACTCAGGCCATGCAGGGCTTTGGCGGCACGTTTCGGGTGGTGCCCATCCAGGAGACGCTGGGCCTGGCCCGCGGCAAGGCCAACGTGCTGGCCCACCTCACCCGCGCCGCCACCACCGACTTCTTCCTCATCACCGACGCCGATATTGCCGTGCCCCGCACCTGGGTTCCGGCGTTGCTGGCGCACGCCCAGCCGGGCATCGGCACCGTGACGGGCCTCACGCTGGTGCAGGGCCCGCGCCTGTTCGATAAGCTGCAGGGCCTCGACTGGCTGATTTCGCTGGGGCTGGTGCAGGTGGTGTCGGACCTGGGGCGGCCCGTGACGGCCATGGGCAACAACATGCTGGTGACGCGCGCCGCCTACGAAGCCACCGGCGGCTACGAGGCGCTGCCGTTTTCCGTAACCGAGGACTTCGAGCTGTTCCGCGCCACGCTGCGCCACGGCTTCGGCTACCGGATTCTGTTCCGGCCGGAGGTGCTGGCCGAGAGTTTGCCCATGCCTACGTTTGGCGCGTTGCTGCACCAGCGCCGCCGCTGGAGCCGGGGCGTGGAAAGTTTGCCGTGGTGGCTGAAAGGCGGGTTGCTGTACTACGCGGGCTTCTATCCGGCGCTGCTGGCGCTGGGCTGGCTGGCGGGGCCGCTGGCCGCCGGGCTGGTGCTGCTGGCCAAAATGCTGCTGCAGGGCCTGCTGGCCGCGCTTTGCTTCCGCCGCGCCGGCCGCCGCGCCCCGCTGCACCTGCTGCCGCTCTTCGAGCTCTACACGCCCGCCCTCACCGCCGCCCTGGCCGTCTTCCGCTTGCTGCCGCTGTCCTTCGACTGGAAAGGGAGAAGGTATCGGTGA
- a CDS encoding O-antigen ligase family protein: MKSLSSLRPQFTDQRLFMAFVGLLLSCGAAAMLRSSGWLALPVAALGVAVLLVDWRWVYYILLATLAFSVEVALPGGLSMDVPSEPLLLVLLVCFVVSVLLGGSQVPARVWTHPLVVLMGLALLWSVVSTAFSVNTLKSVKYLLAKTWYIVPFVFVTLAVVRRPQDIWRLVALFAAGVCATVVYTMLRHAAKGFGFDSINWAIQPFYHNHVLYAATAALLVPLAFYAARDATSRGARWLWYAVVLVAVGGVLLSYTRASMLSLVVAGLYYGIIRLRLTRVVLIVASVGTLLTTAYFVRDNTYMLYAPEFEKTIFNGGNFEKHLEATYKLQDVSGMERVYRWVAAAHMIAEKPLTGSGPSTFYPEYKRYTVRGFRTYVSDNPEKSTTHNYFLLQLAEQGVPGFLLFVALVFTALLLVERLYHRARTAQHRRLIMAAGLSLVITVFHLLLNELVEVDKIGSFYYISLAILIRVQLWMEDDEQAQTAPAQL; this comes from the coding sequence ATGAAATCCCTGTCCTCCCTGCGGCCGCAATTCACCGACCAGCGCCTGTTTATGGCGTTTGTGGGGCTGTTGCTGAGCTGTGGAGCCGCGGCGATGCTGCGCTCGTCGGGATGGCTGGCGCTGCCGGTAGCGGCGCTGGGCGTGGCCGTGCTGCTCGTGGACTGGCGCTGGGTGTACTACATCCTGCTCGCGACGCTGGCCTTTTCGGTGGAGGTGGCGCTGCCCGGTGGCCTGAGCATGGACGTGCCCTCGGAGCCGCTGCTGCTGGTGCTGCTGGTGTGCTTTGTGGTGAGCGTGCTGCTGGGTGGCAGCCAGGTACCGGCCCGCGTCTGGACGCACCCGCTGGTGGTGCTGATGGGGCTGGCGCTGCTGTGGTCGGTGGTGAGCACGGCCTTTTCCGTGAACACGCTCAAGTCGGTGAAGTACCTACTGGCCAAGACGTGGTACATCGTGCCCTTCGTGTTCGTGACGCTGGCCGTGGTGCGCCGCCCCCAGGACATCTGGCGGCTAGTGGCCCTGTTTGCGGCGGGCGTATGCGCCACCGTGGTGTACACCATGCTGCGCCACGCCGCCAAGGGCTTCGGCTTCGACTCCATCAACTGGGCCATTCAGCCCTTCTACCACAACCATGTGCTGTACGCAGCCACGGCGGCGCTGCTGGTGCCGCTGGCCTTCTACGCCGCCCGCGACGCCACTTCCCGCGGCGCGCGCTGGCTCTGGTACGCGGTGGTGCTGGTGGCGGTGGGCGGCGTGCTGCTCTCCTACACCCGCGCCTCCATGCTGTCGTTGGTGGTGGCCGGGCTGTACTACGGCATCATCCGGCTGCGCCTGACGCGGGTGGTACTGATCGTGGCCAGCGTGGGCACGCTGCTCACCACGGCCTACTTCGTGCGCGACAACACCTACATGCTGTACGCGCCGGAGTTCGAGAAAACCATCTTCAACGGCGGTAACTTCGAGAAACACCTGGAGGCCACCTACAAGCTGCAGGACGTGTCGGGCATGGAGCGGGTGTACCGCTGGGTGGCGGCGGCCCACATGATTGCCGAGAAGCCCTTGACCGGCAGCGGCCCGTCCACGTTCTACCCCGAGTACAAGCGCTACACCGTGCGCGGCTTCCGCACCTACGTGAGCGACAACCCGGAAAAGTCGACCACCCACAACTACTTCCTGCTGCAGCTGGCCGAGCAGGGCGTGCCGGGCTTTCTGTTGTTTGTGGCGCTGGTGTTCACGGCGTTGCTGCTCGTGGAGCGCCTCTATCACCGAGCCCGGACCGCCCAGCACCGCCGCCTGATCATGGCCGCCGGCCTGTCGTTGGTCATCACCGTTTTTCACCTGCTGCTCAATGAGCTGGTAGAAGTCGATAAAATCGGCTCCTTCTACTACATCTCCCTAGCCATCCTGATCCGGGTGCAGCTCTGGATGGAAGACGACGAGCAGGCCCAAACGGCACCGGCGCAGCTCTAG
- a CDS encoding oligosaccharide flippase family protein has translation MVLLNLLVKPGWVMVENLVQDRLGHAAFGTFTALFTLATIAAQVSDLGTTQLTTKRVAANPDFLTEYFPTLLPLKGWLSGLFLLVTLGIGWLLGYRGHTLTLLGLTAGGLLLAQFTMFLRGVLQAHQRFNTDALLSVLEKFLLLGLVLLLVPIGISLDRYVGARTLAVGFTFVVLYGIIARLYGRVRFRLQVGQARTVLRASLPLAFITLVYGLNERIDMLMLERLVSAQEASYYAASYRWLDTMMMYLWTVLPLFFVKFAHATGRPQEQKDLLWFGQRVVTVPMLLICGFVLFRGEILFWQFTHSTPLEVARMALCLKILFVSVLVHAFFAIYSTLLTSTNHERPVSWLVGLSIVLNVGLNLLLLPRLGAVAGAINTLVCAVFVSVGYLWLVHRRTGVPVPWAWLARLALAFGLLCAVWAGLQAGLGLHWLPESVLAGTAFVAILFLTRIVRVAELRQLLGK, from the coding sequence GTGGTGCTGCTCAACCTGCTGGTGAAGCCTGGCTGGGTGATGGTCGAAAACCTGGTGCAGGACCGGCTGGGGCACGCGGCCTTCGGCACGTTCACGGCTTTGTTCACGCTGGCTACCATTGCGGCGCAGGTTTCCGACCTGGGTACCACTCAGCTTACCACCAAGCGGGTGGCGGCCAACCCGGACTTCCTCACCGAGTATTTCCCGACGCTGCTGCCCCTGAAAGGCTGGTTGTCGGGGCTGTTTTTGCTGGTTACGCTGGGCATCGGCTGGCTGCTGGGCTACCGCGGCCACACGCTCACGCTGCTGGGCCTCACGGCGGGCGGGCTGCTGCTGGCCCAGTTTACGATGTTCCTGCGGGGCGTGCTGCAGGCCCACCAGCGCTTCAATACCGACGCGCTGCTGTCGGTGCTGGAAAAGTTTCTGCTGCTGGGGCTGGTGCTGCTGCTGGTGCCCATCGGTATTTCCCTGGACCGCTACGTGGGGGCCCGCACGCTGGCCGTGGGCTTCACGTTTGTGGTGCTCTACGGCATTATTGCGCGGCTCTACGGGCGGGTGCGGTTCCGGCTGCAGGTGGGCCAGGCCCGCACGGTGCTGCGGGCCAGCCTGCCGCTGGCCTTCATCACGCTGGTGTATGGCCTGAATGAGCGGATTGACATGCTGATGCTGGAGCGGCTGGTGTCGGCGCAGGAGGCCAGCTACTACGCCGCTTCCTACCGCTGGCTGGACACCATGATGATGTACCTCTGGACGGTGCTGCCGCTGTTCTTCGTCAAGTTCGCCCACGCCACCGGCCGGCCCCAGGAGCAGAAGGATCTGCTGTGGTTTGGGCAGCGCGTCGTGACGGTGCCCATGCTGCTGATCTGCGGCTTCGTGCTATTTCGGGGCGAAATCCTGTTCTGGCAATTCACGCACAGCACGCCGCTGGAAGTGGCCCGTATGGCGCTCTGCCTCAAGATTCTATTCGTGAGTGTGCTGGTGCACGCCTTCTTCGCCATCTACAGCACCCTGCTCACCAGCACCAACCACGAGCGGCCGGTGAGCTGGCTGGTGGGCTTGAGCATCGTCCTGAACGTGGGCCTGAACCTGCTACTGCTGCCGCGCCTGGGGGCGGTGGCCGGGGCCATCAATACGTTGGTGTGCGCCGTGTTTGTGTCGGTGGGCTATTTGTGGCTGGTGCATCGGCGCACGGGCGTGCCGGTGCCGTGGGCGTGGCTGGCCCGGCTGGCGCTGGCCTTCGGGCTGCTCTGCGCCGTGTGGGCGGGCCTGCAGGCCGGGCTGGGCCTGCACTGGCTACCTGAGTCGGTGCTGGCCGGCACAGCCTTCGTGGCCATCCTGTTCCTGACCCGTATCGTGCGCGTAGCGGAGCTGCGGCAGTTGCTGGGGAAGTGA